In one window of Mytilus galloprovincialis chromosome 6, xbMytGall1.hap1.1, whole genome shotgun sequence DNA:
- the LOC143078802 gene encoding beta-1-syntrophin-like: MVVKMAAGLPRSGLFEVYIRQQWCRVYVTLNEDSLTLTLDENPELANSTLGSSDASSTLPKTDQLPDSLAGQKRLVRVVKEEQNGLGISIKGGKENKMPILISKIFKGMAADKTEKLYVGDAILSVNGEDLREATHDDAVKALKKAKKVVDIEVKYIREVSPYFRKTSALNDLGWGGQEAQRDAARANWNESKTIPLKLCYLCRNLSMSDPERKTLELNSPDGKSSCVLRFPDPGTASEWFNLIHANVAILMRQCIEEANHIMSSAPNSGEIKHIGWLSEQLSNEQGTPTWKPVFLAVTDKDLMMYDTAPWSKEEWATPFQSHPLLATRLIHSGQRTNPMTGGDLVTFGTRCGTRNGVEMHVFRVETQRDLAYWSRALVQGSHGAAVLIKEVSCVCTWQNQEARLNLHYENGFTLYHANDDKMFWSFPYEKLRMSGDDGNRLMWLDFGTDGEHELDLQTCPKPIVFVLHTFLSSKVNRLGLVA, from the exons ATGGTTGTCAAAATGGCGGCTGGTCTGCCAAGATCTGGGCTGTTCGAAGTATATATTCGACAGCAATGGTGCAGAGTTTACGTTACTTTAAATGAGGATTCGTTGACTTTAACACTTGATGAAAATCCAGAGTTAGCAAATAGCACTCTTGGATCCTCAGATGCATCTAGCACACTTCCTAAAACGGACCAGTTACCAGACAGTCTCGCCGGCCAAAAACGACTTGTGCGAGTGGTTAAAGAGGAACAGAATGGCCTTGGAATCAGTATTAAAGGTGGCAAAGAGAATAAAATGCCAATTTTAATAAGTAAAATCTTCAAAGGAATGGCGGCAGACAAAACTGAAAAGCTTTATGTAGGAGATGCTATTTTGTCTGTAAATGGTGAAGATCTAAGGGAAGCAACTCATGATGATGCTGTAAAAGCATTGAAAAAGGCTAAAAAAGTTGTAGATATAGAAG TGAAGTATATAAGAGAAGTTAGTCCATATTTTAGAAAGACCTCAGCATTGAATGACTTAGGTTGGGGCGGTCAAGAAGCTCAGAGAGATGCTGCCCGGGCAAACTGGAATGAATCCAAGACAATCCCATTAAAATTATGTTATTTATGTAGAAATCTTAGTATGTCAGATCCTGAAAGAAAAACTTTAGAACTCAATTCCCCTGATGGGAAAAGTTCCTGTGTATTAAGGTTTCCTGATCCTGGAACAGCCTCAGAATGGTTCAATCTCATTCATGCTAATGTGGCTATTTTGATGAGACAATGTATAGAGGAAGCTAACCACATAATGAGTTCAGCTCCTAATTCAGGGGAGATCAAACACATTGGATGGTTATCTGAGCAG TTATCGAATGAGCAAGGTACCCCCACCTGGAAACCAGTATTCCTAGCTGTAACAGATAAAGATTTAATGATGTATGACACAGCCCCTTGGAGTAAAGAGGAATGGGCCACACCATTTCAAAGTCATCCATTACTGGCTACAAG ACTAATTCATTCTGGTCAGAGAACTAACCCAATGACCGGTGGTGATTTAGTGACATTTGGAACGAGATGTGGGACCAGAAATGGTGTAGAAATGCATGTATTTAGGGTAGAAACACAACGAGACCTGGCATACTGGTCCAGAGCATTAGTCCAAGGTTCACATGGAGCTGCAGTATTGATTAAAGAAGTTAGTTGTG TATGTACTTGGCAGAACCAAGAAGCCAGACTAAATCTACACTATGAAAATGGTTTTACCTTATACCATGCAAATGATGATAAAATGTTCTGGTCTTTTCCGTATGAAAAGTTACGAATGTCAGGAGATGACGGGAACAGGTTGATGTGGTTAGATTTTGGAACAGATGGAGAACAT GAACTGGATCTGCAGACCTGTCCAAAACCTATTGTGTTTGTTCTACATACATTTTTGTCATCTAAGGTTAACCGACTTGGATTGGTAGCATGA